A window of Rhodospirillales bacterium genomic DNA:
CAAGGCGCGGTCGAGCGGAACCGGCAAGCGGGCGTTGGCGTGGTTGAAGAGCGCGGTCGAACTCAGGGCGATTTCGAAGGCGAGCACGGCGACGGCCGGCGCGCCGAGCGCCGCGACGATCGTCGCCTTGATCAGCATGGAGAGCACGATCTCGATCGGATGGAAACGCGCACCGGTGGTGAGATCGAAACCGAGATCGGCGTGGTGCATCCGGTGCAGCCGCCACAGGGCGGGCACGGCATGGAATAGGACATGCTGGAGATAAATGGCGAGATCGAGAGCCACGAACGCGAGCGCGACTTCGAGCCAAAAGGGCAGCGCGACGGCGTTGAAAAGGCCGAACCCCTTGGCCTCGGCTGCGAGCGCAATCCCAATCGCGCCCAAGGGAAATAGCGCGCGCACGATCAGGGTATCGAGCGCGACGATGCCGAGGTTGCTCGGCCAGCGGGCCATTCGCCCGCCGCCCAGGGCCCGGCGCGGGGCGAGAACCTCCCACGCCGCGACGGCGGCGAAAATCGCGACGAATGCGCCGAGCCGGATAAAGGTTTCGCCGTCCGCAATCATCGGGTCGCCAGGGTCATTGTCTAATATTCAAATGAACGTTTGAATATTAGCAGCGGACGGCGGCAACGTCAACCCGGCTCGGGATCGGCCGGCGGGGCGCGGACCCTAG
This region includes:
- a CDS encoding sterol desaturase family protein; translation: MIADGETFIRLGAFVAIFAAVAAWEVLAPRRALGGGRMARWPSNLGIVALDTLIVRALFPLGAIGIALAAEAKGFGLFNAVALPFWLEVALAFVALDLAIYLQHVLFHAVPALWRLHRMHHADLGFDLTTGARFHPIEIVLSMLIKATIVAALGAPAVAVLAFEIALSSTALFNHANARLPVPLDRALRLFVVTPDMHRVHHSAIPAETNSNFGFNLPWWDRLFGTYCAEPSLGHEGMVVGIDAFRDPSELRLDRMLTQPFRRASGKYAFGPGEPT